A genomic stretch from Ovis canadensis isolate MfBH-ARS-UI-01 breed Bighorn chromosome 5, ARS-UI_OviCan_v2, whole genome shotgun sequence includes:
- the LOC138441710 gene encoding olfactory receptor 1M1, with amino-acid sequence MEPDNQTSSSEFILLGLSEKLEQETLLFALFLSMYVVTVVGNLLIILAISTDSHLHTPMYFFLANLSLVDFCLATNTVPKMLVSIQIKNKSISYSCCLTQMYFFHFFGIMDSVLIAVMAYDRFVAICHPLHYTSIMSPRLCGLLVGGLWVFSGFISLTHILLMARLFFCGNNELPHYFCDLTPLLRLSCTDTSVNKIFVLIVAGVVIAMPFICILASYARIIVAIVKVPSAGGRKKTFSTCSSHLSVVVLFYGTTIGVYLCPSSVRTAVKEKASAVMYTAVTPMLNPFIYSLRNRDLKGALMKLVNRKITSTS; translated from the coding sequence ATGGAACCAGACAACCAAACCAGCTCCTCTGAGTTTATCCTCCTGGGACTTTCAGAAAAGCTAGAACAGGAGACTCTCCTCTTTGCTCTGTTTCTCTCCATGTATGTGGTCACAGTAGTGGGGAACCTGTTGATCATCCTGGCCATCAGCACCgactcccacctccacacccccatgtacttcttcttGGCCAATCTTTCCTTGGTTGATTTCTGCCTGGCCACCAACACTGTCCCCAAGATGCTGGTGAGCATCCAAATCAAGAACAAGTCCATCTCTTACTCCTGCTGCCTGACACAAATGtacttcttccatttctttggcATCATGGACAGTGTCTTAATAGCCGTGATGGCTTATGATAGGTTCGTGGCTATATGTCACCCATTACACTATACCTCTATCATGAGCCCACGCCTCTGTGGCCTGCTGGTTGGAGGCCTGTGGGTGTTTTCTGGCTTCATCTCCCTCACCCACATCCTCCTAATGGCCCGTCTGTTTTTTTGTGGCAATAATGAGTTGCCTCACTACTTCTGTGACCTCACCCCACTCCTCAGACTTTCGTGCACTGACACCTCTGTGAACAAGATCTTTGTGCTCATTGTGGCAGGGGTGGTCATAGCCATGCCTTTCATCTGCATTCTGGCCTCCTATGCTCGCATCATTGTGGCCATCGTGAAGGTGCCCTCTgcaggaggcaggaagaaaacCTTTTCCACCTGCAGCTCCCACCTCTCTGTGGTTGTACTCTTCTACGGGACCACCATTGGGGTCTATCTGTGTCCTTCATCTGTCCGCACAGCCGTGAAGGAGAAAGCCTCTGCTGTGATGTACACTGCCGTcacccccatgctgaacccctttATCTATAGCCTGAGGAACAGAGACCTGAAGGGGGCCCTGATGAagctggtcaacagaaaaatcacCTCAACCTCCTGA